A region from the Oceanidesulfovibrio marinus genome encodes:
- a CDS encoding universal stress protein: protein MFKDIVVGVTPSGVDECAVNAAVGFAKRFDAKLYLVHVAGAAQGWGEIRYLEGSGETGRLREQIQEYYGPRLQDLEHFEIMVVPGMPHAELLRTARKVNSDLIVLGPHTKEHAERRSRMWGMTGSTLERVSQRARCPVMIVSRPLCDVETNFLRVVVATDFSDQADCAVNYGGQMARQYKSALTMFHALDIEGISGQLDQQEVELRITDIKKRLKEEYEHRLRGIAECEYECWEGKPSMEILKLARMKEADIIIMAHHSKETDPEKAFLGSTVTQVSLNSACPTMSVNKHFDMRCGLMYDQTGAVTSEEHEAPADA, encoded by the coding sequence ATGTTTAAGGACATCGTTGTCGGTGTGACGCCTTCCGGAGTGGACGAGTGCGCCGTGAACGCGGCCGTCGGGTTCGCCAAGCGCTTCGACGCCAAGCTCTACCTGGTCCATGTGGCCGGCGCGGCCCAGGGCTGGGGCGAGATTCGCTACCTCGAAGGCAGCGGCGAGACCGGCCGTCTCCGTGAGCAGATCCAGGAGTACTACGGACCGCGGCTGCAGGACCTGGAGCACTTTGAGATCATGGTGGTGCCCGGCATGCCGCACGCAGAGCTTCTGCGTACGGCGCGCAAGGTGAACTCCGATCTCATCGTGCTGGGACCGCACACCAAGGAGCACGCCGAGCGCCGCTCCCGCATGTGGGGCATGACTGGCAGCACCCTGGAACGCGTCAGCCAGCGGGCCCGCTGCCCGGTGATGATCGTGTCCCGGCCGCTGTGCGACGTCGAAACCAACTTCCTGCGCGTGGTGGTAGCCACGGACTTCTCCGACCAGGCCGACTGCGCCGTGAACTACGGCGGCCAGATGGCCCGGCAATACAAGTCCGCCCTCACCATGTTCCACGCCCTGGATATCGAAGGGATCAGCGGGCAGCTCGACCAGCAGGAGGTCGAACTGCGCATCACCGATATCAAGAAGCGGCTCAAGGAGGAGTATGAGCATCGCCTGCGCGGCATCGCGGAGTGCGAGTACGAGTGCTGGGAGGGCAAGCCCTCCATGGAGATCCTCAAGCTCGCGCGGATGAAGGAGGCCGATATCATCATCATGGCCCACCACTCCAAGGAGACGGACCCCGAGAAGGCCTTCCTCGGTTCCACGGTCACGCAGGTCTCCCTGAACTCGGCCTGCCCGACCATGAGCGTGAACAAGCACTTCGATATGCGTTGCGGCCTGATGTACGACCAGACCGGCGCCGTGACCTCCGAAGAGCATGAAGCGCCTGCCGACGCATAG